Proteins encoded by one window of Bacillus sp. DTU_2020_1000418_1_SI_GHA_SEK_038:
- a CDS encoding transporter substrate-binding domain-containing protein, whose protein sequence is MKKIVSYFFVSILLMGLLAACGTSEEPSSNGSEKKESEKKTLIMGTSGDYPPFEYIDTAKGDDIIGIDIDIAKAVTEKLGYEFEVRDMDFGGLIQALQSGQVDFVMAAMSATEERKQSVDFSEVYYTSKHMIISKKDSGITKVEDLKGKKIGAQLGSIQEEKANELAETVEMTVENRNRIPELIQEIKAGRFDAVIIEDTVAKGYLDNNPDIEGFTVEDADGGYAIAMPKNSELTADFNKVLKEMIENGEVDAIIKKYFEEQ, encoded by the coding sequence GTGAAAAAAATAGTTTCTTATTTTTTTGTTAGTATTCTATTAATGGGTTTACTTGCTGCTTGTGGAACAAGTGAAGAACCTTCATCAAATGGTTCAGAGAAAAAAGAATCAGAAAAGAAAACATTAATCATGGGAACATCCGGAGATTATCCTCCGTTTGAATATATCGATACAGCTAAAGGCGATGACATTATTGGTATCGATATTGATATTGCTAAAGCAGTAACGGAAAAATTAGGCTATGAATTTGAAGTTCGTGATATGGATTTTGGCGGCTTAATTCAGGCTCTGCAATCTGGTCAAGTTGATTTCGTTATGGCAGCTATGTCTGCTACAGAAGAAAGAAAGCAAAGTGTAGATTTTAGTGAAGTATACTATACTTCAAAACATATGATTATTTCTAAGAAAGATAGTGGAATTACGAAGGTAGAGGATCTTAAAGGCAAAAAGATCGGTGCTCAATTAGGTTCGATCCAGGAAGAAAAAGCGAATGAATTAGCTGAAACAGTGGAAATGACTGTGGAAAACCGCAACCGTATCCCTGAATTAATTCAAGAAATTAAAGCTGGCCGTTTTGATGCGGTAATTATTGAAGATACAGTTGCTAAAGGGTACTTAGATAATAACCCTGACATTGAAGGGTTTACTGTTGAAGACGCTGATGGCGGATATGCGATTGCTATGCCGAAGAATAGTGAGCTTACTGCTGACTTCAATAAAGTATTGAAAGAAATGATTGAAAACGGCGAAGTAGATGCGATTATTAAAAAGTATTTTGAAGAACAGTAA
- a CDS encoding amino acid ABC transporter permease: MNLDFTSILPSLPYMIKGITITLQIVAAAGLLGFVLGIILSLFKISSIKPLLWFADAYTSIFRGTPLVLQLMIIYFGSPQIFGYQIEPYLAAVLAFGLNSAAYISEIIRAGILAVDKGQREAAMALGVPYNKMMLNIILPQALKNILPALMNEFITLTKESAIVTTIGVMDIMRRAYQVGANTYRFFEPLLLAGLIYYVMVITLTLLGKAVERRMRRGD; encoded by the coding sequence ATGAATTTAGATTTTACTTCCATACTCCCTTCCCTTCCATACATGATAAAGGGGATTACCATAACACTTCAAATCGTAGCAGCAGCCGGTCTATTAGGGTTTGTATTGGGAATTATTTTATCATTATTTAAGATTAGTTCGATAAAACCACTATTATGGTTCGCGGATGCCTATACTTCAATTTTCCGTGGAACTCCACTAGTTCTGCAGCTGATGATTATTTATTTTGGCTCTCCGCAAATATTTGGCTATCAAATTGAACCTTACCTTGCTGCTGTTCTAGCTTTTGGTCTGAATTCTGCAGCATATATTTCCGAAATTATTCGTGCAGGAATTCTTGCTGTTGACAAAGGTCAAAGAGAAGCTGCCATGGCTCTTGGTGTCCCGTACAACAAGATGATGCTTAATATCATTTTACCTCAAGCATTAAAAAATATTTTGCCCGCACTTATGAATGAATTTATTACATTAACAAAAGAATCCGCGATTGTAACAACCATCGGGGTGATGGATATTATGCGCAGAGCTTATCAAGTCGGGGCGAACACATATCGTTTCTTTGAACCATTATTATTAGCTGGCTTGATTTATTATGTAATGGTTATTACGCTAACACTCCTCGGAAAAGCAGTTGAAAGGAGAATGAGACGCGGTGATTAA
- a CDS encoding BrxA/BrxB family bacilliredoxin: MNMDFNLFMTDVVNQARKEIVAAGYEELKTPDEVEEALKKSGTTLVMVNSVCGCAGGIARPAAAHSVHYDKRPDHLVSVFAGQDKEATAAAREYFTGYPPSSPSFALLKDGKLCAMIERHEIEGHEPMAVVQKLQNAFEQYCEDL, from the coding sequence ATGAATATGGATTTTAATTTATTTATGACGGATGTCGTTAATCAGGCACGTAAAGAAATCGTAGCTGCTGGTTATGAAGAGCTAAAAACACCAGACGAGGTTGAGGAAGCTCTAAAAAAATCAGGAACTACTCTAGTAATGGTTAATTCTGTTTGCGGCTGTGCCGGTGGAATTGCACGACCTGCAGCAGCACACTCAGTTCACTATGATAAGCGCCCAGATCATTTAGTTTCAGTATTTGCTGGACAGGATAAAGAGGCTACTGCAGCTGCACGAGAGTATTTTACAGGGTATCCGCCATCATCTCCTTCTTTCGCATTGTTAAAGGATGGAAAGCTTTGTGCGATGATTGAACGTCATGAAATCGAAGGACACGAACCAATGGCTGTCGTTCAAAAATTGCAAAATGCTTTTGAACAATATTGTGAGGATCTGTAA